A stretch of Malus sylvestris chromosome 11, drMalSylv7.2, whole genome shotgun sequence DNA encodes these proteins:
- the LOC126588675 gene encoding disease resistance protein At4g27190-like, whose product MEFLFAFVPGIVGKLFELTVQPVGRQAGYIFHHKRNLKNLESQLENLGTSRNQVQHTVNEVKRKGRNVDIDVEKWLTRVDEITAEAKELLKDEQAAKARCLHGWCPNLFLRYQLSKKTKKMVQGVLQLHVNKEFPRFSFRAPPQEIWSIPTEEYEAFESRAATVKKIMEELRNPNTNMIGVYGIGGVGKTTLIKEVFRQATKEELFDDVVLVLDVKQNPDLERIQKEIAEKLGLDVLENQTIAGRARILCDRLRDTEILVILDDVWERIDLEALGLPRRVCKILLTCRSREILSSEMRTQKEFGLHVLGEEETWSLFEKMAGDAVKDPAIRTVATEVAQKCGGLPVLVVTVASALRNRRTLHAWKDALRRLKRFGKEELTEKVYSALGWSYDQLGDEELKPLFLLCGITGRNYIFLGDLLKYCIGLGLFKNINTVEEARNALHSLVEKLKDACLLLDGYDNTSVRMHDLVRDVAISIAFRDKHILSAAYGDELKEWPDEGFLKNCSMISFPCCNIPTLPEALKCGELKMFFLWSNDDSFEIPERFFEEVKELKVLDLTNLRIPSLPPSLQFLTSLQTLCLDLCVLGDIALLGQLRNLEILSLLESQVKKLPKEIGQLSRLRLLDLSGCSEIEVISPGVISSLERLEDLRMGNSFNQWEEEGVNVERSNASLSELKHLSRLSSLDIHIPDANILPENLFSDKLERYHILVGDAWKWHGVDETFNTLKLKLTASNQLDGGLKMLLKRSEDLYFDVLEGVNNIVYHLDSEGLFQQLKHLHVQNNAETTYIINSVNWSYAHNAFPILESLFLDNLVSLESVCYGQLTAESFRQLRIIKVESCHKLRNLFSFSVARCFLQLQEIEVENCETMREIVAEEREDNFSDEAVDPLVFFQLRSLTFQCLPNLIGFSSKGSKPVVTAGLDEQLTNGEFNIIILENEIGRPVQQFMNGQVVFPSLTSLIVDQCDGLRFMFSSSMARSLEQLKYLQISRCHLMEEIVSTHEPGEENADNMFRKLEHLHLEDLPNLARFCAGSYIEFPSLERLDLRYCPKLGAFISNNMSKEITNSKEIEGKGSKDNFQTDKPSFLTKGRII is encoded by the exons ATGGAGTTTCTTTTTGCATTTGTTCCTGGGATTGTCGGAAAATTGTTCGAGTTAACAGTTCAACCAGTTGGACGGCAAGCGGGCTATATATTTCACCACAAAAGAAACCTTAAAAATCTGGAGAGTCAGTTGGAAAACCTAGGCACTTCCAGAAACCAGGTGCAGCATACAGTCAATGAAGTTAAAAGGAAGGGTAGGAATGTGGATATTGACGTCGAGAAGTGGCTGACAAGAGTGGACGAAATTACTGCAGAGGCAAAAGAATTGTTGAAAGATGAACAAGCAGCGAAGGCAAGGTGTCTCCATGGATGGTGCCCTAATCTGTTTCTCCGTTATCAGCTAAgcaagaaaacgaaaaaaatgGTGCAGGGGGTTCTCCAACTCCATGTAAATAAAGAATTTCCGAGATTTTCTTTCAGGGCTCCCCCTCAGGAGATATGGAGCATACCCACCGAAGAGTACGAGGCCTTTGAATCAAGGGCCGCTACTGTGAAGAAAATCATGGAGGAACTGAGGAATCCTAATACCAACATGATTGGGGTGTATGGGATTGGTGGCGTGGGGAAGACCACACTCATCAAAGAAGTTTTCAGGCAGGCTACTAAAGAGGAGTTATTTGATGATGTGGTTCTTGTACTAGATGTCAAACAGAATCCAGACCTGGAAAGAATTCAGAAGGAAATTGCCGAGAAGCTTGGTCTTGATGTTCTTGAAAATCAGACCATAGCTGGAAGAGCGCGGATTCTATGCGACAGGTTAAGAGACACGGAGATTCTTGTGATTTTAGATGATGTCTGGGAAAGAATTGATTTGGAGGCTTTGGGACTTCCCCGGAGGGTATGCAAAATATTGTTGACATGTAGAAGTCGAGAAATACTATCCTCTGAGATGCGTACGCAAAAGGAGTTCGGGCTTCATGTTTTAGGCGAAGAAGAAACTTGGAGCTTATTTGAAAAGATGGCAGGTGATGCTGTTAAAGATCCCGCTATAAGAACTGTGGCAACTGAAGTTGCCCAAAAATGTGGAGGTTTGCCAGTTTTAGTTGTCACAGTTGCAAGCGCTTTGAGAAATAGGAGGACTTTACATGCATGGAAAGATGCCTTAAGACGCTTAAAAAGGTTTGGCAAAGAAGAATTGACAGAAAAAGTATACTCGGCTCTAGGGTGGAGTTACGATCAATTGGGTGATGAGGAGCTTAAGCCTTTGTTCTTACTCTGTGGAATTACTGGGAGAAACTATATTTTTCTTGGAGACTTGCTGAAATATTGTATTGGTTTGGGGTTGTTCAAGAACATCAACACGGTGGAAGAAGCACGAAATGCATTGCATTCACTGGTGGAAAAGCTTAAGGATGCTTGTCTGTTGTTAGACGGTTATGATAATACATCTGTCAGAATGCATGACCTTGTACGTGATGTTGCTATCTCGATTGCATTTAGAGATAAACACATCTTATCAGCAGCTTATGGAGATGAGTTGAAAGAATGGCCAGATGAGGGTTTCTTAAAAAATTGCAGTATGATCTCTTTCCCTTGTTGCAATATCCCTACACTTCCTGAAGCTCTGAAATGTGGAGAACTAAAAATGTTCTTTTTGTGGAGTAATGATGACTCGTTTGAAATCCCGGAGAGATTTTTTGAAGAGGTGAAAGAACTTAAGGTGTTGGATTTAACCAATCTGCGGATTCCGTCGCTACCTCCATCTCTTCAGTTCCTAACAAGTCTTCAAACATTATGTTTAGATCTATGCGTGCTGGGAGACATAGCTCTACTCGGACAGTTAAGGAACTTAGAGATTCTTAGCCTTTTGGAATCTCAAGTTAAAAAGCTGCCAAAAGAAATAGGGCAGTTGAGTCGTCTACGATTGCTAGACTTGAGCGGTTGCTCTGAAATTGAAGTGATTTCACCCGGAGTTATATCTAGCTTGGAAAGACTAGAAGACTTGAGAATGGGAAACAGCTTTAACCAATGGGAGGAGGAAGGAGTCAATGTTGAAAGAAGTAATGCTAGCCTTTCGGAGCTGAAGCACTTGTCTCGGCTAAGCTCATTAGACATACACATTCCAGATGCTAACATTCTTCCGGAAAACTTGTTCTCCGACAAGCTGGAAAGATACCACATATTGGTCGGTGATGCATGGAAATGGCATGGCGTGGACGAAACCTTCAACACTCTAAAACTCAAGCTCACTGCCAGCAATCAGTTGGACGGAGGTTTGAAAATGCTACTCAAGAGATCTGAAGATTTGTACTTCGACGTGTTGGAGGGTGTTAATAATATTGTCTATCATTTAGACAGTGAGGGTTTATTTCAGCAACTGAAACATCTCCACGTTCAAAACAATGCTGAAACTACATATATTATTAACTCGGTCAACTGGAGTTATGCTCATAATGCTTTCCCCATCTTGGAGTCGCTTTTTCTTGACAACCTTGTGAGTCTGGAGAGTGTTTGTTATGGCCAACTCACAGCGGAGAGTTTCCGACAGTTAAGAATCATAAAAGTGGAAAGTTGTCACAAGCTGAGgaatctcttctcattttcagTCGCAAGATGCTTTTTGCAACTTCAAGAGATCGAAGTGGAGAACTGCGAAACCATGAGAGAGATTGTTGCGGAAGAAAGGGAAGATAATTTCAGTGATGAAGCAGTTGACCCCCTTGTGTTCTTTCAGTTACGATCTTTGACATTTCAGTGTCTACCCAATCTTATTGGTTTCTCCTCCAAAGGCAGCAAGCCTGTTGTTACTGCAGGGTTGGATGAACAATTAACAAATGGAGAGTTCAACATAATCATTCTGGAGAATGAGATTGGAAGGCCCGTGCAACAGTTCATGAATGGTCAG GTTGTGTTCCCAAGCTTAACAAGCTTGATCGTGGATCAATGCGATGGTTTAAGATTCATGTTTTCATCGTCCATGGCTAGAAGTCTAGAGCAACTCAAATATCTTCAGATATCTCGGTGTCATCTCATGGAAGAGATAGTATCAACACATGAACCCGGTGAAGAAAATGCAGATAACATGTTTCGTAAGTTAGAACATCTGCAcctagaagatcttccaaaccTCGCCAGATTTTGTGCAGGAAGTTACATTGAATTTCCGTCCTTGGAGAGATTAGACCTACGGTACTGTCCAAAATTGGGGGCATTCATCTCCAATAATATGAGTAAGGAGATCACAAACTCTAAAGAAATTGAAGGGAAAGGCTCAAAGGATAATTTCCAAACTGATAAACCTTCATTTTTGACGAAAG GTCGGATAATCTAG